Proteins co-encoded in one Neoarius graeffei isolate fNeoGra1 chromosome 11, fNeoGra1.pri, whole genome shotgun sequence genomic window:
- the LOC132893781 gene encoding uncharacterized protein LOC132893781: protein MKALVQKFVQDKQLAGGISTGDVISQQFDNALHSEAKELEFLSFSLSEGCRVDVFLHQKLSQSYPDLWAFCRKLLLLSHGQAEVERGFSTNKEVEICNLSEEGMTAHRLICDHVRVYGGDVTRVPLTKEMITYCATARTRYRTYLEEERSKKEEDDQRKKRKMMVDELEELKRKRVALEGVCDGLQNEADQMADKAENSGGTKMATLITKSNTLRRRAKEKREELVGLKADIKEKSDALRQFDQ, encoded by the exons ATGAAGGCACTCGTCCAGAAGTTTGTGCAGGACAAGCAGTTGGCAGGCGGCATATCTACTG GTGATGTCATATCCCAGCAGTTTGACAATGCCCTGCACAGTGAGGCCAAGGAATTGGAGTTCCTGTCCTTCAGTCTTTCTGAGGGATGCAGAGTGGATGTGTTTTTGCATCAGAAGTTGTCTCAGTCCTATCCTGATCTCTGGGCATTCTGCAGGAAGTTGTTGCTCTTATCCCATGGCCAAGCTGAAGTTGAGCGTGGGTTTTCAACAAATAAAGAAGTTGAAATCTGCAACCTTTCGGAGGAGGGAATGACTGCCCACAGACTCATCTGCGATCATGTTCGGGTGTATGGAGGTGACGTGACCAGAGTGCCTCTCACAAAGGAGATGATCACTTACTGTGCCACAGCAAGAACCAGATATCGAACATACTTGGAGGAGGAAAGAAGCAAAAAGGAAGAAGATGACCAgaggaagaaaagaaagatgatggtCGATGAGCTTGAGGAGCTGAAAAGAAAGAGAGTGGCATTGGAGGGGGTATGTGATGGTCTACAAAATGAAGCAGACCAGATGGCTGACAAAGCAGAAAATTCTGGTGGAACAAAAATGGCAACTCTAATAACAAAATCCAACACACTCAGACGTCGAGCCAAAGAAAAAAGGGAGGAGTTGGTTGGCCTGAAGGCTGACATTAAGGAGAAATCTGATGCACTGAGGCAGTTCGATCAGTAG
- the LOC132893631 gene encoding uncharacterized protein LOC132893631 produces the protein MFPDSEYAKSFTCGNDKTSYLAQFGLAPFIKRELLATVNQGSFVVMFDESMNRTTKRKQLDIHVRCWVTDETGSRVQSRYLGSQYMGHSTAEDLLENFKECTKDLNLRNMLSVSMDGPSVNWKFISLLQKEHGEQFAGMQIQITGSCGLHTLHNSFKGGFEMWVVEKVLKALHYLFQCAPARREDFSSATASSTFPLPFCGHRWLENLPAVERALEVWPSIQKYVDLVQTKKLKNLGTSSFDSICEALQDSLLLAKFHFFMAVSRVFQPFLAKYQTDVPMMPFLWEDLETLIRNLLKRFIKRDALLQTPYKLVRLDVVDQAMWLSPKEVDIGMGATAVIKELSGAKGRISELENALEPR, from the exons atgTTCCCCGATTCCGAGTATGCCAAATCGTTTACTTGTGGGAACGATAAGACATCGTATCTAGCGCAATTTGGTCTGGCTCCATTTATCAAACGTGAACTTCTGGCTACTGTCAATCAAGGCAGCTTCGTTGTCATGTTTGATGAGTCTATGAATCGAACCACCAAGCGCAAGCAGCTCGACATTCACGTGAGGTGTTGGGTGACGGATGAGACTGGTTCTCGAGTGCAGTCCCGGTATCTCGGATCACAGTATATGGGCCACTCAACTGCTGAGGACTTGCTGGAAAACTTCAAG gaGTGTACAAAAGATCTGAATCTGAGAAACATGCTGTCTGTGTCGATGGATGGGCCTTCAGTAAACTGGAAATTCATCAGTCTGTTACAAAAAGAGCATGGGGAGCAATTTGCGGGGATGCAAATTCAAATTACGGGAAGCTGTGGCCTGCACACACTGCACAATTCGTTTAAGGGGGGGTTCGAAATGTGGGTGGTGGAGAAGGTGCTGAAAGCACTTCATTACCTGTTCCAGTGCGCACCAGCCCGAAGGGAGGATTTCAGTTCTGCAACCGCATCTTCAACATTCCCCCTGCCTTTCTGCGGGCACAGGTGGTTGGAGAACCTACCAGCAGTAGAGAGGGCATTGGAAGTGTGGCCGTCCATCCAGAAGTATGTGGATCTTGTCCAGACTAAGAAATTGAAGAATCTGGGGACATCATCATTTGACAGCATTTGTGAAGCCCTACAGGATTCCCTTCTGCTGGCCAAATTTCACTTTTTCATGGCCGTGTCTCGAGTCTTCCAGCCATTTCTGGCAAAATATCAAACCGATGTGCCAATGATGCCGTTTCTGTGGGAGGACTTGGAAACTCTGATCCGG aacctcctcaaacgcttcatcAAGCGAGATGCCCTGCTTCAGACTCCATATAAACTGGTGAGGCTTGATGTCGTTGACCAAGCAATGTGGCTGAGTCCCAAGGAAGTGGACATAGGAATGGGGGCAACTGCTGTGATCAAG GAGCTGTCAGGGGCCAAGGGCAGAATAAGTGAGCTTG AGAATGCACTTGAACCCAGATGA